Genomic segment of Canis lupus dingo isolate Sandy chromosome 9, ASM325472v2, whole genome shotgun sequence:
GTAGGtgggggatgactgggtgacaggtactgaggggggcatttggcgggatgagcactgggtattatgctacatattggcaaatagaactccagtaaaaaaaaatcaggcatgATCTTCGAATTCTCCAGAgaggcatatttaaaaatttgatatatCAATAGATAAGCCAGATTCCAAATGGAAAACTGAAATATTACAAAGGTAAAAATTCTATTATCAACCTATTCaaagtttttaagaaacaaaagctaaattaaaatcatgcttatttttagatgaaatttatttatttttatttttttatattacccaggaattttatttattttttattagagatcaatttgccaacatatagcataacacccagtgctcatcctgcctaGTGAAATTTAGATTAGCTTTTGTAAGACAACATGTTGAGTACTTTATATATagatcttatatttatttcacaaatagcactattagtttctatttctccattttatagatgagatgACCAAGATTAAAAGGTTAATGAGTTTCCCAATGTTGCTCAACCAGTAACTTGTGGAGGTGGGATTTGATTACCCCTTTCTACTCCATGCCTTAACTGCTCCCCCAGACATTATATAAGGGTAAATGATGTCTACTTCTCTTCTCTATGGGTTTAGAGAAGAGCTCAAATGCTGGAGGAGGAAGCACTTTTCCAAACTTAAATCCATATGTCAATGGATGAGCTGTTATGGGCATTACAAAGGGAGTCttattctttaacattttccCAAGCTTATGATTATCTCTTAATCCCCCTAAAGTAGGAAACCCTACTATCAGGAGAAAGAGACGTCAGGGGCCTAGTTGCTCCTCCATTCTGCCTACCACACAGACAGGAGGAGTCTCAGGCCACCTGTGTCTGCAGGGAATGATCCAGGATGCCCTAGGGAAGACTCATCTGTGGCTGGCCCTTTGGTGCTGTCTATGTggttgacagagagagagaggagagaggagaaaggagagaagagagagagagagagagagagagagagagagagagaaggaggaagaatgtATTATGGGCTTCCCATACAAGGGATATGGATTGGTCAGGTCAGGagctagaaaataaaagagagacatgGATATCCAGGCTGTCTCCCAAAAGACTTGAGTGTTGTGTCAATGAAGAGAGGTGGCAGGGGAGGTGATTCCCCAACACAGAAGGCATTTGAATGGGCTGCATGATGTAGTGGACTAAGTGGTCATTTCAGAGCTGATGCAAGCAATTAGTGGAGTAGGTGAAGTTATGATCCCTTTGAACTCTAGGATTCCAAAAAATAGAGTAATTAGGTGGTAGTTCTTTGGCACTTGAGTGAAAATGGCAGTAATTCTTAGTAGAAGCTCTGGAGACTTTTTGTATATATAGCTTCCCACATTTGCTATTTTGTTACTGTATTATTCACCTATGGTTCAAAACCATGAATGAGATAATTTATTCTCCTGGTACTTAAGGAAAGGTTTTAACTGAAGAGATCCGTCCAAGGTCATGGAGTGATTTTGTGGCAAGGATGAGGCTTTGACCAGGAGTTCCAAGCCAGGTGTTTGCTTTGGTAGCCTAGATCTGGGAGGAGGTAGAAAACCTGGAAACAAGAAGTTAGCAAGGGGGGCGGGTGATGCTGCTTGCTTCTTAGGAAAGCAGAGTTTCAGAGAATGAGAACTGATGGACTCGTTCCAGAGACCACGCCAAGACCTCTCCCATCTCTAAATGGCCTAAGAATGAAAAGAACACCACTGTGACTGAGTGGCCCCAACCCTGAGCACACCAGCTACCACCTCAGTTTCTACAGAGGTCTTCCACCTCCTTGGATCTCATCAGAAACTATTTCCTTCCACAACTTGTTGCCTGGATTCAGGGCCCCTGAGGGAACTGATAAGGGGAACGAAGGAGGCATGGAAGAGGGCTGCAGAAAGTCAGAGGACATGAAGAGGGAATGACATCTTTGTTTTGTAGTCCTCAAGGCAAGTCTATCAGAATCACCTGtgatactttaaaacaaaagctgaTTTTCTCGCTCCCTTCTCGGAAATGCTGATTCTGTTTTGAGAACCAAGTCCTTCTTAGTAGTCACCTGGTGATTCCCATTGTGCAGAAAATGCTACTCCGAGCTCTAAGACTCAATGGGTTCTGAACACTTGTGTAGTCAGACAGCCTTAGAGACACAAACCCCTCTGCAGTGAGGAGAGGAGTGGAGGGGTGgtatggaaaagtattccatccCTGATGCTGGAAAACTGTCCTTTGGTACCTCCTGTGTTGCTCCCTAGCTGCAGGACCTGGAGGAGGACGTGCAACCTCCCTgagcttcttcatccattcatgcaGGGTTTCATGAAACCTTTCATGCAGGGTTGAGAATCACGTATGACAGAACAtatgaaagcactttgaaaactGTAGAGTGCTAAAAAATCACAGATATTTCTAATTACCTTCAGCTGTTAAGGAACTAGATTATATGAAGACTATCAAAATTTGtatgtttgagagagaaaaggtaaaggaaaggaaaaggagaggaaaaggagagagatgtgAGCCTGTGATGTGCAGACCTTACCCATTGTACTACTGTGCTGCTCTCAGTTTCTTCCTAGATAAGATCcaaccaaaatataaaagatcCTAGGACATTGCTTTCTGAATAGAACTTGATGATTTGTATTTTTGGCTAAAGGTGAGAGGCACAGGAATTGGCTTCTGGATAAGCAGTCCATGCAAAAGAGGGGACAGAATGGCAGCTATGGATGCCCTGATGACGATGGAGGATCTGAGAACTGAGAATTCGTCCTAAGCTCAAAAAAGAAGGGACTGAACTGGAGCCACATCAGAGCTACTTATCAGTTTTGGAGAGACACTGGGGAGGCAATCCCAAGACAGCTTGTTGAGATGAACCTGGATAATTGCTCCAATGTTAATATCTATATGCAAAGGTCTTGGGAAATAAGTCTTGTttacaaagaataaacaaataccaCCTTGGGCAGCAATCCTAAAACATGCCCTTAGAGTTAGATTCgggcagaaagaaagaactacACACATGCTACAGCCTGGCTTTGAGTCATCAGAGGtccagagaatctcaagcactgAATTTGGATAATCCCAGATTGCTAGTGACTCCAAgtactaagtaaaagaaaaaaaaatttttttaaagattttatttatttattcatgagagatagagagagaggcagagacacaggcagaaggagaagtaggctcccctcaaggagcttgatgtgggacttgttcctggacactgggatcacaccctgaacagAAGTCAGATGttcaaatgctgagccactcaggcgtcccaggaaaagaaaaatttaaaaatcttatctgTAGGAAAATAATATcaacttcaaattatttttcttaatcatatTTTCAAGCACAGTTTTGAGCACAGACACaaagacaggcagacacacaagGAAATAAGAGACTGAAAGCAAGAGCCAACAGCTGAAAGGCATGTAATAGAACAGTCAGacacagaatgaaaaataatgatgttTGTGACGTTTTGGATATAGAAGTGATCTGAAATGTTGGCAGGACTTTTTAGAAACTGAACAAACATGAATAATCGGcagtcagatttaaaaaaaaaaacaaaacacgtcACTAGACCTGCAGAAATGCTGTCTTGTTTTCTATTAGTCACTCACTGTTCCTGTGAGGGCAACAGACCCTGACTCCTAATAGCACGAATTAGTTCACCCATCTTTGTGCTTTACTGAAGTGGAAGTACCCCTCGGGTACTCCTATGTGtctgcttctttcactcaacagtCTATATGTGAGGTTCACCCACATTGTTATGTATGGTTGTGGGTTGTTAATTTTCATTGCTGTGTAGAGTTCTATTGTGTGACTGTGCCGTTAAAATCCATTCTACCATTGATGGGCTCTTGTGgcttccagtttttggctgttAGGCATAATGCAGCTGCACATTCCTCTTAGGCATCTATCTGTAATACAGGGGCAATGTCTGGATGATACGGCAGGTGTTAATTTAGTTTAGAAGACAGTGCTCCACAGCTCCCCCTACTATTGGTAATAGAGTAATTGTATGCTCCTTTAGCAGCCAGTGAGAGTTTcagttgctccacattcttaACATAAGTTGATGTTTTCCATCCTTTACATTGGAGCTTTTTGGTGGGTGTatggtggtatctcactgtggctttaagTTGCATGTCCCTGCTGACTAAGAAAGTTAAGCACTTTTTCATGTGGTTATTCTTCACAGGTaaattttcttgttcttgttcttgttcgaGTCCTGTGCCCACTTTTCTATTGGGCTGCCTATCCCTTTTATGTTGATTTGTGTTTTGAGTTGATTTGATTTGTTGTGTTGAGTTCTTTATGTGTTTATCTTAGGAGTCCTTTGTCAGATGTATGTAGTAATATCTTCCATTTAGTGGTTGTCTTTCATTCAGCTATGGTGGGTCTGAGAAACAggaggttttaattttaaaatactccaacttgtcattttgtattttatagttaGTGTTGTGTCTTGTTTAAGAATCTTTGCAAAATCTTTGCTAATATTCTCCTATGTTTGCCTCTAAAGGATATATGgttttatctttcacatttatttagATCTGCTGTCAACCTAGACTTGATTTTTATATCAGATGAGGGAGAgatcaagatatttttttttcttctaggggtgcctgggtggctcagtcacttgaatgcctgactcttggttttggctcagatcatggtcttagggtcatgagatcaagcccccatcaGACTATGGGcttagtgaagagtctgcttgagatctctctttccttctctcttgacCATACCCTTgcttacactctctctctaaaaaaatataaataaatcatttttgaaaaagatttttttttaccccaaagTGGATTTCCGATTTGTCCAGTTGTCCATTTATTGAAATGCTTATCCGGTCCTTGCTGCATTCAGTGTAAATATCCAGGATATTTACACACACCCCTCCACCTCTGGAGAGGGGCAATGGGTTGGAGATCAAATcaccagtggccaatgatttaatcaatcatgcctatgtaatgaggCTTCAATAGAAACCCAATAGGACAGAGTTCGAAGAGCTTCTGTGTTGGTGGcacatggagatttggggagaggtGTATGCAGAGAGGGCATATAagctccctgccccttcccataTGTCTTGCCCTATACATCTCTTTCATCTGGTTGTTCATGAATAAGCagtgatctagtaagtaaaatgtttctctgagttctataAGCTATTCTGAGAAAATTAATCCATCCCAAGAAGGGGATTGTTGGAACTCCAAACTATAGCTggtcagtcagaagcacaggtaatgCCTTGGACTTGTAATTAGTGTCTAAATGGGGAGGAAGGCAGTCttataggactgagcccttaagcTGTGAGATTTGGTACTATCTCTAAGTAGATAGTGTTGAAATTGAGTTGAATTGaaggacacccagctggtatcAGAGCACTGCCTGGTGGtgttgaaaacacacacacatcaaaattGCTGTCAGAATTGTATAACCTAAGTAGAATTTGGGTCTCACAATTACCTTCTTCCTTTTGCTGCTTCTGCTACCACCCCTATCATGAACATGTGTTGATATGCTTGAGAGTTTTGTTTTGAGGGAATGAAGAAGAGATGAGAGATAAGGAACTATAGAAATAAAGGACCAGATGGACTTTTCCAATGACAATCTGAGTTTTCTCAGAGAGAAGGAATGCAGGAAAAAGGCAACGAAGTAGTATTGTTTTGAGGCCCAAAGGACAAAAATTGCTCCAGACCAAAAGAGAGGGATTTCTTGCCATTTCCACCTGAACATCAGTGGTTGTGTCCAGAAGGACAATGGGTCAGAACTAAGCAGTGGGGACTGTGCCCAGCAGAGCATCAGGTAAGGGGTGGCCTCACCCAGGACATCGGCAGTGGATTGGTACAAGTTGTCTTCTTGCAGACAACCAGATCTTTAGAGAATTTCAGAGGTCAGAGACTATGAGTGGATGTGTGCTAGAGAACATAACAGATCCCACTAGGCCATAACTGGGAATATCTGGGTAATATTGGGGCTGTGGTCTTGTGTCAGACAAGTTGAAGAATTTGATTTTGTAGACTTTCAGTATTAGTGTTGGTGGCCTTATTTATTGCCAAGGCTGCTGTTGCTTGGTGGACATTGGGTtacattcacatttctttttttttttaagatgttatttatttattcatgacagacacacagagagggggaaagagaggcagagacacaggcagagggagaagcaggctccatgaagggagcctgatgtgggacccgatcccgggtctccaggatcatgccctgggctgaaggtggtgctaaaccgctgagccacctgggctgcccatattcacatttctttttttcatcacaGCTGTATGAGCTCATTCTGAGTTGGTGCTATGTACTATGTACTCTATTCCCCATAGGATAATGCCTTGCACATGGTGAAGGAAATTTCCAGTCTCCACTTAAATGGCCTTTCCAAAATTACTTCATGTCAACCTCTGGAAGGCTTTCCCTAGGAACAGTCTTCCCAGAGCCCCATGCATGTCCTTGTTTCTCAGGCTGTAGATGAAAGGGTTCATCATGGGGGTCACCACAGCATACATCACTGTGGCTACTGAGTCCTTCATGGAGTAGGTGTGGAGAGGCTGCAGATATACCATACAAAGTGTCCCATAGAAGAGGGAGACTACAGCCAAATGGGAGGcacaggtggagaaggctttGTACTTGCTAGAGGCTGAGGGTATTCGGAGGATGGCTCTGACAATCCAGACATAGGACATTATCATGAACCCTAGTGGGGCGAGGAAGATGAAAGATCCTGTAGCAATCAGCACTGTATGATTTACTTGGGTGTTGGAGCATGCAAGCCTCAGCAGGACATACATCTCACAGAAGATGTAGTGGATCTTCCGGGATCCACAGAATGTCACTCTGGTCATTAGGAGGGTGTGGGTGAGGCCATAGAGGGCAGAAAGTGCCCAACACAAGG
This window contains:
- the LOC112677107 gene encoding olfactory receptor 1D2 — translated: MDESNQTIVSEFLLLGLSESPEQQRVQFWMFLSMYLVTVVGNVLIILAISFDPRLHTPMYFFLANLSFTDLFFVTNTIPKMLVSLQSQNKAISYAGCLTQLYFLVSLVALDNLILATMAYDRYVAICRPLHYTTAMSPGLYILLLALCWALSALYGLTHTLLMTRVTFCGSRKIHYIFCEMYVLLRLACSNTQVNHTVLIATGSFIFLAPLGFMIMSYVWIVRAILRIPSASSKYKAFSTCASHLAVVSLFYGTLCMVYLQPLHTYSMKDSVATVMYAVVTPMMNPFIYSLRNKDMHGALGRLFLGKAFQRLT